The Blastopirellula sediminis sequence CAAAGTCGCGCATGTGGACGATCGCCGGTTGATCGCCGAGCCCGCTTAGAATCAGGCCTTTGTCGATCTGGTCGGTCAGCCCGCGCAGATAGTCGTCTTGCGTGTAGTCTTTGCGAACGACGGCATATTTGATCGCCGAGATCACGCCGTCATTTACGAGCGCCGTGGCGTCGTCGACGGTCACGGTGCCGTCGTACTTCAGATAGAGGACGATCGGCTTGCCGAGCTTTTCCGCCATTTTGCGAATCGCGGCGGCGATGCCGGCCGAACTGACGACGTCGCGCTGCGGCAGCAGCATGACGGTCGGAAAGTTGAAGTCGAGCAGGATCTCGGCCTGGTCGAGCATCGTGCCGTAGGCGGGGCCGATCGCCGGGATGACGAGGGTATCGTCGGCGGCGGTCGTGCTGATCAGCTCGAGGGCGGTGCGATATTCGGCGAGCGTGAGATGATAGAAAATCGCATTGCCGCCATAGAGCAGCGTGGAGATTCCCCCTTGCTCGATATGTCGGATGATCTTCGCGTTTTCCTGCCGATCCAAAATCCCTTCGGCGTTGCGAGCGAGCGAGGGAACGGCCCAGACGCTGCGGGAAATCGTTTCAGTGGTTAGCGGTTTGGTATCCATGGCCAAGTCAGGTCCTTGAGGGTAGCAAGCTCAGTAAATATCGGGATCCGGCGTCTCGGCGCCGTGATGCAGGAAATCAAAATCGCAGCCGACGTCGGCTTGGGTAACATGCTTCAGGAACATCGCTCCGTAGCCTCGTTTGTAACGAGGAGCAGGCGGCGTCCATTGCTCGCGGCGCTTGGCGAGTTCGTCTTCCTCGACCAGCAGATTCAGACTGCGCTCTTCGATGTTGAGCCGGATCATGTCGCCATTACGGACCAGGCTGAGCGGTCCGCCGACCGCCGCTTCCGGCGCGACATGCAGCACGCAGGTGCCGTAGCTGGTGCCGCTCATGCGGGCGTCGGAGATTCGGACCAGATCGCGAACCCCTTGCTTCAGCAGGTGATCGGGAATCGGCAGCATGCCCCATTCTGGAAAGCCGGGGCCTCCTTGCGGGCCAGCATTGCGCAAGATCAAAACCGAGTCGGCCGTAATGCCGGATGCGGGATCGTTGAGCTTCGCCTTGAGTTCGGCGTAGTCGTCGAACACAACCGCAGGTCCGGTGTGATTCAAGAGTCGCGGCGAGGCGGCCGTCGGCTTGATGACGCATCCCGAGGGAGCGAGATTGCCCCGCAGGACGAACGTGCCGCCGCTCTCGGAGAGGGGATTGTCGAGCGAGCGAATGATGTCGTGGTCGATTACTTCGGCGCCGGCGATGTTTTCCGCAAGGGTATGGCCGTTGACCGTTTGACACGAACCATCAATGTGCGAGCCGAGTTCCTTCAATAGCGCCGGCAGCCCGCCGCAGTCAAAGAAGTCTTCCATCAGGAACTTGCCGGCGGGGCGAATGTTGGCCAAGACCGGCGTGGTGCGCGATAGTTCGTCGAAGCGATCCAGCGTCAACTCGTAGCCGGCGCGCCGCGCCATCGCGATGATGTGGACGATTGCATTGGTCGAACCGCCGATCGCCATGCTGGTGACGATCGAGTTATCAAACGAGGTCGGCGTCAGGAAGGAAGAAGGGCGGAGATCCTGCAGGGCCATCTCGACCGCGCGTCGTCCGGTCGCAACGGCCAGACGGGAGTGTTCGGCGATGACGGCCGGTACCGACGAAGCGCCCGGCAGCGTAAAGCCCATCGATTCGGCGATCGCCGACATCGTCGACGCGGTTCCCATCGTCATGCAGGTCCCGGCCGACCGGGCGATGCAGTTCTCGATTTGTCCCCACGCTTCATCGCACAAGTTGCCAGCGCGACGTTCGTCCCAATACTTCCAAGCGTCGCTGCCGCTGCCGAGCGTCTGGTCTTTCCAGCGGGCTTTGAGCATCGGGCCGGCGGGGAGGAAGATCGCCGGGCGGTTGGCCGAAATGGCGCCCATGATCAGGGCCGGTACCGTTTTGTCGCAGCCTCCCATCAAGACGGCGGCGTCAATCGGATGGCAACGGAGGACTTCTTCGGTCTCCATCGCCAGCAGATTGCGATAGAGCATCGTCGTCGGCTTCATCATCATCTCGCCGAGCGACATCACCGGAATCTCAACCGGGAAGCCCCCCATCTGCCAGATGCCGCGTTTGACCTCTTTGACCCGCTCGGGGAAATGCGAGTGACACGTGTTGAGATCGCTCCACGTATTCAGAATCGCGACGACCGGCTTGCCGCGGAAGTCTTCGTCGTCGTACCCCATCCCCTTGAGACGCGAGCGATGCCCAAAGCCGCGCAGACTATCGGGGGCGAACCAGCGACTGCTGTGCAACGGGGCGTTTTCGGATGGTTCAGCAGGCATGGCGGAATCTATGGTCTGGGAAGGAAGGAGCCGGTCGCGGGAACCTACTTATCTTAGCCTCTTCCGGTCGTCTCGAAACAGCGGTAGTGGGAAGGGGAGTTAAACCAGCGGAAAACAAAGGGCACAAACGACCGTCGCCAAAAACGAGACGAAACCCATGATCGTCAGCAGCACGGAAAACGTCTTGAGCGTTTCCTGTTCGGTGAAGCCGCTCATCCGGCTGATGACCCAGAAACCGCTGTCGTTCATCCAGGGAAGCGGCTTCGAGCCGCAGCCGATCGCCAGCGCCAAGTAAACCGGATGAAAGGGAAGCCCGATCTGCGTCGCCACCGGCACCACGATTCCAATGGCCGCGATCATCGCGACGGTCGCGGAACCTTGAATGACGCGAATGATCATGGTGACGAAAAACGCCATCGCGAGGAGCCCGGTTCCGCTGACCGATGCGGGGAGCGAATCCGCGATCGACGCGCCGACGTTGGTCTGACGAATCATCTCGCCAAACGCGCCGCCGGCACACGTAATCAAAATCACGACGCCCCCTTCGCCGAGCGCCTTTTGCACCGACTTCCCCAACTCGACCCAAGTCATGTCAGGCTTCAGGATCAACGTCAGCATCGCGAGCACGGCGCCAAGCGACAGGGCGACGTTCTTATCCCCCAGGAACGAGATCGCCGTATTCCAGATCGGCATCAGCGGACTGCTAAGATCGGACATCCACGTTTGATTGACCGTCTTCATCGCCAATAAAAAGATGGGGACGACGACCGGTAAGATCGAAAGACCAAAGCTGGGGAGTTGCGACGCTTGGGTCGGCGCCGCATCGGCGGAGCTGTTATGAACGCGAAGCGGAATTATCCAGCGGCGATTGGCCCAGATCATGTAGAAGTAGCCCGCGATTACGCCCCAGACCCCAACGGCGATGCCGCCGATCGCCATCGCGCCGATGCTGACGTTCAGTTCGCTCGCGACAAACAACGGACCAGGGGTCGGCGGCACCAGCGAATGCGCCAGCGTTCCCCCCACGATGATCGACATTACGTACTTCAGATAGTCGCGACCGGTGCGCTGGGCCATCGCTTGCGCGAGCGGCAGCATCAAGAAGAAGACGGTGTCGAAGAAGACCGGGATCGCCAGGATAAAGCTGCTGATCACGAACGCCAGCGCCGTCCATTTTTCTCCCAGCGACTCGCGAATGCTTTGCACAATCCGCTCGGCGGCGCCGCTCTGCAACAGACACTGGCCGATGATCGACGCCATCGCGATCAGCACCCCAATCTTGCCGAAGGTATCGCCGAGTGCGTTGGCGACCCGATTGGTGGGGCTGGTCTTGGCGAGCTGAACTGCCTTGTCGTAGGCGGTTTGCGAGATGAGCAGCGTGCCGATGGAACTGCCGGAATCGGAAAGGCCATCCCGCAAAATCGCCGTCGTCCCGTTGTCGGTCGCTTCGAACTTTTCGACCCAGACCGACGTTGTTTCGAGTTTGGCGATATCGTCGTCGTCGCGGACCAGGTAATAGGCGCCGGGCTTGGCGCCGAATTGATCGCCGACGCCGATAAGTTCCAACTGTTGATTGGAGGCGGCGGCAACCTGCGCCGTCTGATTGTCGATCGCGCTGTCGTAGACGCAGTGGGCGGTGGTCGCGGCGGCTACGACCAAGGTCGCAAAAAAGAGGGCCAGGAATGCATGCAGCCGTAAGAACAGCACGCCGCACACGACGATGAGCATTCCCAAAACGATCGCAAACATTTCTAGGAACGCCCAGTCATTTGGAGAGTAGCGGGGAGCAGGATGGGGAGCCAGTCAAAGCGGGGTCTTCGGCAGAAGAACCGCCGAGGAAAGCCTGGCGTTGCATGATTCGCCCGGCGAATTACCTTGCAGCCGAAGAAAAAAGGCAAAATGCCATTTTTTACGGCTTCCGAAAGGTATTCAGAGCGTAGCAGAAGAGGGCAGGGGAGGCAAACGGGGAGCGTCGCCTGCCGGTCGTGCTCAAAGAGGTAGTAAGTAGCCTACCCCTGCAATTCAGGGATCACTCCGGTGCTGTCGCCGTGACGTTCGGCGGGGACGCCGATCCCTTGCAGCATCGTCAACCACGCGTTGCAGAGCGGGGTATCTTTCTTCACGACGATGTTTTCGCCCAGTTTGATTCCGGCGCCGCCGCCGGTGAGGATCGTCGGGCAATTCGTCAGGTCGTGGCCGGTGCGGATGTTGCTGCCGTAGGCGAGCGCGACATGATCAAACAGACGGCTGCCGTCCGCTTCCTTCGTCTCTTTCAGCTTGTCGATCAGTCCCGCCAGCAAGGCGCTTTGCGCCTGGTCGCGCTGTTGCGAACAGACCAGCTTCTCGCCGCGGGTCGAGTGATAGTGGCTCATGTCGTGCGGCGCTACGTCGTTGCCGATGCTGGTCAGTAGCGTCGCAACCGGCTGGCGATAGGTGATCACCCGCGTGCTGTCGGTTTGGAAGGCGGCGACCAGCAGGTCGTACATCATCTTGATTTCTTCTTTGCCAGACAGGCTCGAGCTAGGCGCGCCAAACGGAGCGTCAGGACGGGGTCGATCCATCCATTTTTCTTCTTTGCTCAACCGCATTTCGATGTTGCGCACGCTCTCGAAGTACTCGTCCAACTTTTCGACGTCGTTTTGCCCCAGGCCGCGCTTCACGCTGCGGGCATTTTCGAGCACGGTGTCGAGGACGCTCCGTTTCTGCGCGATCAGCTTCTGGCGATGTTCCAG is a genomic window containing:
- a CDS encoding dihydrodipicolinate synthase family protein, with the protein product MDTKPLTTETISRSVWAVPSLARNAEGILDRQENAKIIRHIEQGGISTLLYGGNAIFYHLTLAEYRTALELISTTAADDTLVIPAIGPAYGTMLDQAEILLDFNFPTVMLLPQRDVVSSAGIAAAIRKMAEKLGKPIVLYLKYDGTVTVDDATALVNDGVISAIKYAVVRKDYTQDDYLRGLTDQIDKGLILSGLGDQPAIVHMRDFGLGGFTTGCGCIFPQMSAALLKAIQAQNWDEAEAIRERFLPLERLRDNLGPISILHRATELSGIAKTGPIIPLLSEPGESVQEEIAAALQQMS
- the araD gene encoding L-arabinonate dehydratase, translated to MPAEPSENAPLHSSRWFAPDSLRGFGHRSRLKGMGYDDEDFRGKPVVAILNTWSDLNTCHSHFPERVKEVKRGIWQMGGFPVEIPVMSLGEMMMKPTTMLYRNLLAMETEEVLRCHPIDAAVLMGGCDKTVPALIMGAISANRPAIFLPAGPMLKARWKDQTLGSGSDAWKYWDERRAGNLCDEAWGQIENCIARSAGTCMTMGTASTMSAIAESMGFTLPGASSVPAVIAEHSRLAVATGRRAVEMALQDLRPSSFLTPTSFDNSIVTSMAIGGSTNAIVHIIAMARRAGYELTLDRFDELSRTTPVLANIRPAGKFLMEDFFDCGGLPALLKELGSHIDGSCQTVNGHTLAENIAGAEVIDHDIIRSLDNPLSESGGTFVLRGNLAPSGCVIKPTAASPRLLNHTGPAVVFDDYAELKAKLNDPASGITADSVLILRNAGPQGGPGFPEWGMLPIPDHLLKQGVRDLVRISDARMSGTSYGTCVLHVAPEAAVGGPLSLVRNGDMIRLNIEERSLNLLVEEDELAKRREQWTPPAPRYKRGYGAMFLKHVTQADVGCDFDFLHHGAETPDPDIY
- a CDS encoding GntP family permease — translated: MFAIVLGMLIVVCGVLFLRLHAFLALFFATLVVAAATTAHCVYDSAIDNQTAQVAAASNQQLELIGVGDQFGAKPGAYYLVRDDDDIAKLETTSVWVEKFEATDNGTTAILRDGLSDSGSSIGTLLISQTAYDKAVQLAKTSPTNRVANALGDTFGKIGVLIAMASIIGQCLLQSGAAERIVQSIRESLGEKWTALAFVISSFILAIPVFFDTVFFLMLPLAQAMAQRTGRDYLKYVMSIIVGGTLAHSLVPPTPGPLFVASELNVSIGAMAIGGIAVGVWGVIAGYFYMIWANRRWIIPLRVHNSSADAAPTQASQLPSFGLSILPVVVPIFLLAMKTVNQTWMSDLSSPLMPIWNTAISFLGDKNVALSLGAVLAMLTLILKPDMTWVELGKSVQKALGEGGVVILITCAGGAFGEMIRQTNVGASIADSLPASVSGTGLLAMAFFVTMIIRVIQGSATVAMIAAIGIVVPVATQIGLPFHPVYLALAIGCGSKPLPWMNDSGFWVISRMSGFTEQETLKTFSVLLTIMGFVSFLATVVCALCFPLV
- a CDS encoding DUF1552 domain-containing protein, whose product is MFPKKPSRRQVLRSATAVVALPLLESLGFRRFARAATVTAPPKRLVFLGFGWGVTEESWYPSQNTPGAGYELPSGLQPLERHKADFSIVQGLRNKFSVEGHAGSTWWLSGANPYAQPGQSYCNTISADQVAAEEFGRETRFASLQLNHSETGDRSGHGPGLSLAWDASGKPMGGENGPLAAFHRMFSKETTPLEHRQKLIAQKRSVLDTVLENARSVKRGLGQNDVEKLDEYFESVRNIEMRLSKEEKWMDRPRPDAPFGAPSSSLSGKEEIKMMYDLLVAAFQTDSTRVITYRQPVATLLTSIGNDVAPHDMSHYHSTRGEKLVCSQQRDQAQSALLAGLIDKLKETKEADGSRLFDHVALAYGSNIRTGHDLTNCPTILTGGGAGIKLGENIVVKKDTPLCNAWLTMLQGIGVPAERHGDSTGVIPELQG